GCGTCACGCGCTGCAGCCGCGGTGGGCCGGCCTGGGAGGCCGGGGCCGAGTTCCTCTGGCGCGACGACGCCGATGCCGCGGCCGTCCGTCGCTGGCTCCGGTCGAGGGCTACCGGCGCATTCTGACTTGACGGGCGGCGAGAACCGCCCGATCGTTCCCGGAGCGGAGGAACCCGTGGTTTCGGAAAGACGACGCTCTCCCAGAGTCCGGGCTCCGGAAGGTGCCGAAGGCGTCATCCGGTCGACGATCCAGGTTCAGGTGGAGGACCTGTCCCGGACCGGCGCCCGCTTCCAGCTCACGGGCGCGGTGCGTCCCGGGTCGACCTACGCGTTCCACGCCGACCTCGGGGGCTTCGACCTCAGCGTTTCGATCCGGATCACCCGGTGCAAGGCCGGGCCCGTCCCGAAGGCGGGCGGAACCGGGCAGGTCCTCGTCTACCAGGCGGGCGCCGAGTTCCTGTGGGAAAGGCCGGGAGACGAAGAGCGGCTCGCCACATGGCTCGACAGGCGCGGGCCGAAGTCCGCGCAGATCCAGGCGAATCTGCAGGGCTGACCCGCCGGGGCGTCAGCTCTTGTCCTGAGGGTCGAGCTCCTCGAGCGCCCGCCGCAGGAAGCCGCTGAGGCGCCGGCTCTGCCCTCCGGCCTCGTCGAGCTTCGTCTCGACGAGGCGCTTCACCTCGAGGGTCTCTCTCCGTACGTCCTCGAGCCGGTCCGAGGCCTCGAGCTTCGAGATCGCGGTCTCGAGCGACGCGAGCCGCTCCTCGAGCGACGTGCGGAGCTCGACCACCCGGCCCTCCAGCGCCTCCACGACCTCGCGCACGGCGGCCGCGGCACGCTCCACGTCGCCCCGGATCTCCTCGCGGTGCCTCCGCGCGGAATCGCGGGCGGCGTCGTCCTCCTGGTTCCCCCGTTCGTGGATGGCGTCGCGCTGCCGGGCGGCTTCCTCGACCAGGCCGAGGAGCTTCGGACGGATCTCGTCGGTGTGCTTTTCCAGCGCCTCGTGCAGCGCCGTGACGGCAGACGTGGGGGCGAGGGCGGCGAGGGCGTCCTTCACCGTCGCCGGCACGGCGTCGACGGCCTCCCGGGTTTCTCGTGCGAGGGCCTCGACCCGCGCGGACTCCCCGGCGTGGGCGCGGGCCATCTCGTCGAGGCGGGAGGTCAGCCCCGCAAGCTCCTCGGATCGGGCGCGGGCCATCTCGTCGAGCCGGGCGGAGAGCCCCGCGAACGCCTCGGCCCAGACGGTCCCCGTGGGCGGCGGCGGAGGCGGCGGCGCGGGGGCGGGAGGGGGAGGCGGCGCCTCGGCGATCGCGGGGGGCGGCGGCCCGGGCGCAGCCGGCTCGGGTTCGGTCGCGGCGGGTTCCGGCTCGACCGGTTCCTCCTGGGGCTCCGGCAGGGGTTCCCGTCCCTGCTCCTGCAACGGTTCCGGCTCGGGTTCCGGGACGGCTTCGAGGCCCATCTCGGGGAGCGGCTCGGGTTCGGGTCCCGCGGCCGCAGGAGGAGGCGGCGGCTCGGTGAGCGTGTCGTCCGCGTCCGGGGGTGCCGGCGGCTCGGTCTCCGGCTCGGGCTCCGGCTCGGGCTCCCGCTCGGGCGGAAGCTCGACCGGGAAGGGCGGAATCGTCGTTTCGCCGAAGACCTCACCCTTCGCGAGGCCGGGCCAGGAGCCGGTCGTCTCGAAGGGTGAGTCGGTCGGAGGCGTCGGGGCGGGGCCTACCGTGCTCGTCAGCGCCAGGAGCTGGGCGCTGACGGGCGCGACCCGCAACGTCGACTGCGAGTTCGGAGGGTTGGGAGCCACCCAGTCGGGACCGAGCTTCTCGCCGTCGGGCGAGCGCTGGAGCCGCTTCAGGATGTGGATGAACGTCAGCTTCGAGACGAGCTTGAACGTCTCGACGACGCCCTTGGCGTCGGCCGCGATCGACTCGACGAACGGGAACTCCTGGAACCCGAGCGACTCCTGCAGCGCCTGGACGGAGAGAACGCCGGGCAGGTCGCGCTTGTTGTACTGGATGACGACGGCGGCCTCGTCGAGGGTCTGCCCCAGCTCCGCCATGTTCTCGCGCAGGTTCTGGAACGACTCGAGGTTGTGCGAGAGCATCGACCACTGCGAGTCGACGACGAAGACGATGCCGTCGGCGCCCTTCAGGACGAGCTTGCGCGTCTCGTTGTAGAAGACCTGCCCCGGCACGGTGCAGAGCTGGAACCTCACCGTGTAGCCCTTGACGTTGCCGAGCTCGACCGGGAGGAGGTCGAAGTAGATCGTCCGGTCCTGCGCCGTCGAGAGGGAGAGGAGGCGGCCCGTCGTCGCCTGGTCGAGCTTCTCGTGGAGGAGGCGGAGGTTCGTCGTCTTCCCGCACAGGCCGGGACCGTAGTAGACGATCTTCGCGGTCAGCTCGCGGGTCGAGTGATTGAAGAGGACCATCGATGCCCCCGGTCGGTGAGTTCGGATCGGACTTCGAGGTCCAGTATAGGCCGCTCGGCCTCGCCGTCCCGGGCGCTATCCTGACGCGGTGAGCGAGCGCGAGCGCTGGGCGCCCCTTTCCCTGACGCTGGCCGGAATCCCGCTGCGGGGCGTCTCGATCGCCGGGCGGGAGACCTGGTTCCACGTGCCGTCGCTCGACCTCGCCTTCGACGTCGGCCGCAGCCCGGCGGACGTCGTCCCCGCCCCGAGCCTCTTCCTCTCGCACGCCCACCTCGACCACGCCGGCGGCCTCGCCTACTGGGCCTCCCAGCGGCGCCTCCTGCGCCTGCCTCCCGCCCGCGTCTTCACCGACCCGGCGACGGTCCCGGCGTGGCGGCAGATCCTCGCCCTCCACGAGGGGCTCGAAGGGGTCGGGTACCACGTGACGGTCGAGGGGCTCGGTCCGGGCGAATCCGTCGACCTGCGCAAGGACCTCTCCGTCTCGGCCTTCCGTTCGGACCACCGGGTCCCCACGGTCGGATTCGTCGCGTCGGAGGTGCGGCACCGCCTCGTCCCCGCGTGGCAGGGCCG
This portion of the Holophagales bacterium genome encodes:
- a CDS encoding PilZ domain-containing protein; the encoded protein is MVSERRRSPRVRAPEGAEGVIRSTIQVQVEDLSRTGARFQLTGAVRPGSTYAFHADLGGFDLSVSIRITRCKAGPVPKAGGTGQVLVYQAGAEFLWERPGDEERLATWLDRRGPKSAQIQANLQG